The Devosia sp. A16 genome includes a window with the following:
- a CDS encoding sigma-70 family RNA polymerase sigma factor: MDFLDEIEATVPALRRYARALTRNADRADDLVQDCLERAIRKRSLFAPTGPLQAWLFRILINLWRNDLRFERRRGDLVPIDSLASEPSVAAPQPGRIALAEMSRAIDRLPDDQREALLLVVIEGLTYQDAADILGIPAGTLMSRLGRARSALRTLTGNGDEPRLRSVK, encoded by the coding sequence ATGGACTTCCTGGATGAGATCGAGGCGACGGTTCCGGCGTTGCGCCGCTATGCGCGGGCGCTGACGCGCAACGCCGACCGGGCCGACGACCTCGTCCAGGATTGTCTGGAACGGGCCATCCGCAAACGCAGCCTCTTCGCCCCGACCGGGCCGCTGCAGGCCTGGCTGTTCCGCATCCTCATCAACCTCTGGCGCAACGACCTTCGTTTCGAGCGCCGCCGTGGAGATCTCGTTCCCATCGACAGCCTCGCTTCCGAACCCTCGGTCGCCGCCCCGCAGCCCGGCCGCATCGCCCTTGCCGAAATGTCCCGCGCCATCGACCGGCTGCCCGACGACCAGCGCGAAGCGCTGCTGCTCGTCGTGATCGAGGGGCTGACCTACCAGGATGCCGCAGACATTCTCGGCATCCCCGCCGGCACGCTGATGTCGCGGCTCGGCCGCGCCCGTTCTGCGCTCCGCACGTTGACCGGCAATGGCGACGAGCCCCGATTGAGGTCGGTCAAATGA
- a CDS encoding COG4315 family predicted lipoprotein: MKLAVTLGAVALALFATAAIAEDYVGGAIKTMEIGGKQVLVGANDMTLYTFDKDAAGVTNCYDKCAENWPPAIADAGAKAEGDFTLVDRTDGSKMWAYKGKPLYFWVKDEKPGDTTGDMVGEVWHTAYEE; encoded by the coding sequence ATGAAACTCGCAGTAACGCTCGGCGCTGTCGCGCTCGCCCTGTTCGCCACCGCAGCCATTGCCGAGGACTATGTCGGCGGCGCCATCAAGACCATGGAGATCGGCGGCAAGCAGGTGCTGGTCGGCGCCAACGACATGACGCTCTATACCTTCGACAAGGACGCCGCCGGCGTCACCAACTGCTACGACAAGTGCGCCGAGAACTGGCCTCCGGCGATCGCCGATGCCGGTGCCAAGGCCGAGGGCGACTTCACCCTCGTCGATCGCACCGACGGCTCCAAGATGTGGGCCTATAAGGGCAAGCCGCTCTACTTCTGGGTGAAGGACGAAAAGCCCGGCGACACCACCGGCGACATGGTCGGCGAGGTCTGGCACACTGCTTACGAAGAGTAA
- a CDS encoding anti-sigma factor family protein, with protein sequence MTNLTPISETDLHAFADGRLAPERRSEVEAWLAAHPDKAAEVAAWQRQNEALAALFGPVADETVPSRLDPHLIARSPAATRSPGRWQFAAAAVLMLALGGALGWAGRDYFKPTERQELIASAITAHALYVKENRHAVEVAAADKDHLVSWLSNRVERPITPPDLTPDGFSLVGGRLLPGYGAEPTGPAAQLMYENTAQERVTVYITAALPDRRTDKEFTTRSDLDAFYWANDKITCTVVGDLPEAQMQAVAKKVYQQLTWRPDGAPGGAWGRT encoded by the coding sequence ATGACGAACCTGACCCCGATTTCAGAGACCGACCTGCACGCCTTCGCTGACGGCAGGCTGGCGCCCGAGCGTCGCTCCGAGGTCGAGGCATGGCTGGCTGCGCATCCTGACAAAGCCGCCGAGGTGGCCGCCTGGCAGCGCCAGAACGAGGCGCTTGCCGCGCTGTTCGGGCCAGTCGCCGACGAGACCGTGCCGTCGCGACTTGATCCGCATCTCATCGCCCGCTCGCCGGCGGCGACGCGCAGCCCCGGCCGCTGGCAGTTCGCCGCCGCCGCCGTGCTGATGCTGGCTCTCGGTGGTGCCCTGGGCTGGGCCGGGCGCGACTATTTCAAGCCGACGGAGCGGCAGGAGCTGATCGCCTCGGCCATCACGGCGCACGCGCTCTACGTGAAGGAAAACCGCCATGCCGTCGAAGTGGCGGCCGCCGACAAGGATCACCTGGTCTCCTGGCTGTCGAACCGGGTCGAGCGCCCGATCACGCCGCCTGACCTGACCCCTGACGGCTTCTCCCTGGTCGGTGGGCGACTGCTGCCCGGCTATGGCGCCGAGCCCACCGGCCCCGCGGCGCAGCTGATGTACGAGAATACCGCGCAGGAGCGGGTGACCGTCTACATCACCGCCGCCCTGCCCGACCGACGGACCGACAAGGAATTCACCACGCGCAGCGACCTCGACGCCTTCTATTGGGCCAACGACAAGATCACCTGCACGGTGGTCGGCGACCTGCCGGAGGCGCAGATGCAGGCGGTGGCAAAGAAGGTCTACCAGCAGCTGACCTGGCGCCCCGATGGTGCGCCAGGGGGCGCCTGGGGCAGGACCTGA